From one [Ruminococcus] lactaris ATCC 29176 genomic stretch:
- a CDS encoding prephenate dehydrogenase produces the protein MTSKKIGFIGLGLIGGSIAKAIRQYYPEYDIIAFDKNKESLALAVQEGTIHTACSSIDDNFRGCTYIFLCAPVNYNAAYLSQLKSLIDSDCILTDVGSVKTSIHKEVIRLGMEESFIGGHPMAGSEKSGFMNSKAHLIENAYYILTPTAKVAKEKVSAYKEFVTSLKALPVILDYNEHDIITGTISHLPHIIASTLVNFVHDTDTADGLMKALAAGGFKDITRIASSSPVMWQQICLKNGENISHILGHYIEALTQAKEQIDAENETALYSMFEDSRDYRNSMPNSSAGPIKKQFALYCDIIDEAGGIATIATILASNHISIKNIGIIHNREFEEGVLRIEFYDEDSAANASKLLQKYRYVIYEV, from the coding sequence ATGACTTCAAAAAAAATCGGATTTATCGGACTCGGACTAATCGGCGGATCGATTGCAAAAGCAATCCGCCAGTATTATCCTGAGTATGATATTATTGCTTTTGATAAAAATAAAGAATCTCTGGCACTTGCAGTACAGGAGGGAACGATCCATACTGCCTGCTCATCAATCGATGATAATTTCCGTGGCTGCACTTATATTTTCTTATGTGCACCCGTCAATTACAATGCTGCCTACCTCTCCCAGTTGAAAAGTCTGATCGACAGTGACTGTATTTTAACTGATGTCGGAAGTGTAAAGACATCCATCCACAAAGAAGTTATCCGCCTCGGTATGGAAGAATCTTTCATTGGCGGACACCCGATGGCAGGTTCTGAAAAGAGCGGATTTATGAATTCAAAAGCTCATCTCATTGAAAATGCATATTATATTCTTACACCTACTGCAAAAGTAGCCAAAGAAAAGGTCAGTGCTTATAAAGAGTTTGTGACCTCCCTGAAGGCACTCCCGGTCATTCTTGATTATAATGAGCATGATATTATTACCGGAACGATCAGTCATCTGCCGCATATTATTGCATCAACACTTGTGAATTTTGTCCATGATACCGATACAGCGGACGGACTGATGAAGGCACTCGCTGCCGGTGGATTCAAAGATATTACCCGTATCGCTTCTTCCTCACCGGTGATGTGGCAGCAGATCTGCCTGAAGAACGGGGAGAATATTTCCCACATTCTCGGTCATTATATTGAAGCCCTCACGCAGGCAAAGGAGCAGATTGATGCTGAAAATGAGACTGCGTTATATTCTATGTTCGAGGATTCAAGGGATTACCGCAACTCCATGCCGAACAGTTCCGCAGGGCCGATCAAAAAGCAGTTCGCACTGTATTGTGATATCATTGATGAGGCAGGAGGAATCGCTACGATTGCCACAATCCTTGCCAGCAATCATATCAGTATTAAAAATATTGGGATCATCCACAACCGTGAATTTGAAGAAGGGGTTCTCCGGATTGAATTTTATGATGAAGATTCTGCCGCCAACGCCTCAAAGTTACTTCAGAAATACCGCTATGTGATTTATGAAGTCTGA
- a CDS encoding ATP-binding protein codes for MVNLITGPRGSGKTQQMIDLANEKVKTSSGNVVFIKRSHKDTYSVDFNIRVIRMADYPDILTLEEFVGFLYGMAAGNHDIQAVFIDSILKQANITLESLPSFIQKLIKISSENNIDFYLSVSADKNEIPDIDSLECTVL; via the coding sequence ATGGTAAATTTAATAACAGGCCCGAGAGGCAGCGGAAAAACCCAGCAAATGATCGACCTTGCAAATGAAAAGGTAAAGACATCCAGCGGTAATGTCGTATTCATCAAAAGAAGTCATAAAGATACTTATTCAGTAGACTTTAATATTCGTGTCATCCGTATGGCAGATTATCCTGATATCCTTACCCTTGAAGAATTCGTCGGTTTTCTCTATGGTATGGCTGCAGGCAATCATGATATTCAGGCAGTATTCATTGACAGCATTTTAAAGCAGGCCAATATTACTTTGGAAAGTCTTCCGTCTTTCATCCAGAAGCTGATTAAGATTTCTTCTGAGAATAATATTGATTTCTATCTCAGCGTCAGTGCGGATAAGAACGAAATCCCGGATATTGATTCTCTGGAATGTACCGTTCTCTGA
- the aroA gene encoding 3-phosphoshikimate 1-carboxyvinyltransferase has product MELCSMSGLKGKVTIPGDKSISHRCVMFGSIANGTTEIHNFLSGADCLATIRCFSTLGIKIETDLSQSKVIVHGKGLHGLNAPSSILDVGNSGTTTRLISGILAGQPFNSELSGDESLNSRPMKRIIEPLTSMGANIASVLQNGCAPLYITPAQLHGIHYDSPVASAQVKSCLLLAGLYADGETSVTEPSLSRNHTELMLREFGADIRSTYEIGSTKATASIRPCTDLYGQKITVPGDISSAAYFIAAGLIVPDSEILIENTGINPTRAGILKVCEDMGGDITLLNERTEGGEKIADILVRTSKLHGTTIEGDIIPTLIDEIPVIAVMAAVAEGTTVIKDAAELKVKETDRIETVTDNLKAMGADVTPTDDGMIIHGGNPLHGTSIHTLLDHRIAMAFSIAALVAEGNTKILDSKCVDVSYPTFYDTFEALL; this is encoded by the coding sequence ATGGAATTATGCAGTATGAGCGGATTAAAAGGAAAGGTTACGATACCGGGAGATAAATCGATTTCCCACCGTTGCGTGATGTTTGGTTCGATTGCCAACGGTACAACGGAAATTCACAACTTTCTCTCCGGTGCGGACTGTCTTGCTACCATCCGTTGTTTTTCAACCCTTGGAATTAAGATTGAAACAGATCTCTCCCAGTCAAAAGTGATCGTCCACGGAAAAGGACTTCACGGACTGAATGCCCCGTCTTCCATTCTGGATGTCGGAAACAGTGGAACAACTACAAGACTGATTTCCGGTATCCTTGCCGGACAGCCTTTTAACTCTGAACTTTCCGGGGACGAATCTTTAAATTCCCGTCCGATGAAGCGGATCATTGAACCACTGACCTCCATGGGAGCCAACATCGCCAGTGTGCTTCAGAATGGCTGTGCACCGTTGTATATCACTCCGGCACAGCTCCACGGAATCCACTATGATTCCCCGGTTGCCAGTGCCCAGGTCAAATCCTGTCTGCTTCTTGCCGGACTCTATGCTGACGGAGAAACTTCTGTCACAGAGCCAAGTCTTTCCCGAAACCATACCGAACTGATGCTCCGGGAATTTGGTGCTGACATCCGCTCTACTTATGAGATCGGAAGTACAAAGGCAACCGCCTCCATCCGTCCATGTACGGATCTGTACGGACAGAAGATCACCGTTCCGGGAGATATTTCTTCTGCTGCATACTTTATTGCGGCCGGACTCATCGTACCGGATTCAGAAATCCTGATTGAAAATACAGGCATCAATCCGACCCGTGCCGGAATCCTGAAAGTATGCGAAGACATGGGTGGTGATATCACTTTATTAAATGAAAGAACCGAAGGGGGAGAAAAGATCGCTGATATCCTCGTCCGCACCAGTAAACTCCACGGAACAACGATTGAAGGGGACATCATCCCGACACTCATTGATGAGATTCCTGTCATTGCAGTCATGGCAGCCGTAGCAGAAGGAACGACGGTCATCAAAGATGCAGCAGAACTGAAAGTCAAAGAGACCGACCGCATCGAAACCGTAACAGACAACCTGAAAGCAATGGGAGCTGATGTCACTCCGACAGATGACGGAATGATCATCCACGGCGGAAATCCTCTCCACGGAACTTCCATCCATACGCTGCTGGATCACCGGATTGCCATGGCCTTCAGTATCGCAGCTCTGGTTGCCGAGGGCAATACAAAGATTCTTGACAGTAAGTGCGTAGATGTATCTTATCCGACTTTCTATGATACGTTTGAAGCCCTGCTTTAG
- a CDS encoding TrkH family potassium uptake protein has protein sequence MNKRMIFYILGKMMGVEGIVLLIPAFVSLLYQEKSGFSFLIVSAVLILIYFVLGRKEPKSKRIYSKEGFAIVGLAWLLWSAFGALPFVISGSIPHYIDAFFETVSGFTTTGSTILTEIEILPKGIAFWRSFTHWIGGMGVLVFVMMITSLDDDNAMPLMRAEVPGPEADKLVPKARRTAKILYGMYFALTAVETVFLMAGGMSFFDALLHAFSTAGTGGFSNKNASVGFFDSAYIDGVITVFMILFGINFNLYFLFLLKEWKTALKNEELWVYLGIIGASMAAITGNILHIYGNIFRAFRYASFQVASVITTTGFCTADYDRWPELSKMILMSLMFVGACASSTGGGIKVSRLIILWKSVRQEVRKILHPNAVTVIRVNGRKIGQDTLRNVNIYLACYVLILVVSTLLVSIDNFDFATSFSGVLTTLSNVGPGISQVGPVMNFHKFSVLSKLVFCFDMLAGRLEIFPYLLLFSPDLWRRRF, from the coding sequence ATGAATAAAAGAATGATTTTTTACATTTTGGGGAAAATGATGGGAGTTGAGGGGATTGTCCTTTTGATCCCGGCATTTGTGTCCCTTCTCTATCAGGAGAAAAGTGGATTTTCTTTTCTGATCGTATCGGCAGTCCTGATCCTGATCTATTTTGTACTGGGAAGAAAAGAACCAAAGTCAAAGCGGATCTACAGTAAAGAGGGATTTGCGATCGTAGGACTTGCGTGGCTGTTATGGTCAGCATTTGGAGCATTGCCTTTTGTGATCAGTGGCAGTATCCCACATTATATTGATGCATTTTTTGAGACTGTGTCGGGATTTACGACAACCGGATCGACGATTTTGACAGAGATTGAGATTCTTCCGAAAGGAATTGCGTTCTGGAGAAGTTTTACGCACTGGATCGGTGGAATGGGAGTGCTGGTCTTTGTTATGATGATCACCTCTCTGGACGATGATAATGCCATGCCGCTGATGCGTGCGGAAGTGCCGGGGCCGGAGGCAGATAAGCTTGTTCCGAAGGCAAGACGTACAGCAAAGATCCTGTATGGAATGTATTTTGCACTGACGGCAGTGGAGACTGTCTTTTTGATGGCCGGTGGCATGAGCTTTTTTGATGCGTTGCTTCATGCGTTCAGTACCGCAGGAACCGGTGGATTTTCAAATAAAAATGCAAGTGTAGGATTTTTTGACAGTGCATATATTGATGGTGTGATTACAGTCTTTATGATTTTATTTGGAATTAATTTCAATCTGTATTTCCTGTTCCTGTTAAAAGAATGGAAGACGGCACTGAAAAATGAAGAATTGTGGGTTTATCTTGGCATCATTGGTGCATCAATGGCTGCAATTACCGGAAATATCCTCCATATTTACGGTAATATTTTCCGGGCATTCCGGTATGCGTCGTTCCAGGTGGCATCGGTGATCACGACAACCGGATTCTGTACTGCGGATTATGATCGCTGGCCGGAACTGTCGAAGATGATCCTGATGTCGCTCATGTTCGTGGGAGCATGTGCAAGTTCTACCGGGGGCGGGATCAAGGTGAGTCGTCTGATTATCCTGTGGAAGTCTGTCCGTCAGGAAGTACGAAAAATCCTGCATCCGAATGCGGTGACAGTGATCCGGGTCAATGGAAGGAAGATCGGTCAGGATACGCTGAGAAATGTAAATATTTATCTGGCGTGTTATGTGTTGATCCTGGTTGTATCAACGCTGCTTGTATCCATTGATAATTTTGATTTTGCAACTTCATTCAGCGGAGTTCTGACAACGCTGAGTAATGTAGGACCGGGAATTTCACAGGTAGGACCGGTTATGAATTTCCATAAATTTTCAGTTTTATCAAAGCTGGTCTTCTGTTTTGATATGCTGGCAGGAAGACTGGAGATATTCCCATATCTGTTACTGTTCTCACCAGATTTGTGGAGAAGAAGATTTTAA
- a CDS encoding flavodoxin, translated as MSISVVYWSGTGNTQAMAEAVAEGIKAAGQEAELLEVGNADAATVAAGNAFALGCPSMGSEQLEEAEMEPFIEEIESLVSGKTILLFGSYGWGDGEWMRDWAERMKNAGAVLLREEGIITNDAPEDDMLEELKAAGQELAQKA; from the coding sequence ATGAGTATATCAGTTGTATATTGGAGCGGAACAGGAAATACCCAGGCTATGGCTGAAGCAGTGGCTGAGGGAATCAAAGCAGCAGGTCAGGAGGCAGAACTTCTGGAAGTTGGAAATGCTGATGCAGCAACGGTTGCAGCAGGAAATGCATTCGCACTGGGCTGCCCGTCCATGGGTTCAGAGCAGTTGGAAGAAGCTGAGATGGAGCCGTTTATTGAGGAGATCGAGTCACTGGTATCAGGAAAGACAATCCTCTTGTTCGGTTCTTATGGCTGGGGCGATGGAGAATGGATGCGTGACTGGGCAGAACGCATGAAAAATGCCGGAGCAGTATTACTGCGTGAGGAAGGCATTATCACAAATGATGCACCGGAAGATGACATGCTGGAGGAACTGAAAGCGGCAGGTCAGGAGCTTGCACAGAAAGCGTAA
- a CDS encoding elongation factor G: protein MKVYRTDEIRNVVLLGHGGSGKTSLVEAMLYVSGATNRMGKIADSNTVSDFDKEEQKRGFSIGTSLIPIEWEKAKINILDTPGYFDFVGEVEEAVSAADAAVIVVSGKAGVQVGTEKAWELCDKYNLPRMIYVTEMDVDDASFRQVVADLTEKYGKKIAPHFQPIRENEKLVGYINIIKNAGRRYTGLGQREECEIPDYCKPNLEILRDSLMEAVAETSEEFMERYFNGDEFSVEEIRAAMRTEVMDGDIVPVAMGSNLQAQGVANLLSDIVRFFPSPDKRSCVGINRRTNEIFEANYDFAKSKTAYVFKTMVDPFIGKYSFVKVCSGVLKGDDVLYNADTDAEEKPGKLYTLCGNKPSEVSELFAGDIGAIAKLTNTRTGDTLSVKNNPVSYARTDFSVPYTYMKYRVKNKGDEDKVSQALARMTAEDVTLRTVNDSENRQSLLYGMGEQHLEIVASKLASRYKVEITLETPKVAFRETIRKNSDVDSKYKKQSGGHGQYGHVKMKFEPSGDLEIPFVFEECVVGGAVPKNYFPAVEKGLQESVVKGPLAGYPVVGVKATLYDGSYHPVDSSEMAFKTATIQAFKKGFMEASPVLLEPIASLKVTVPDDYTGDVMGDLNKRRGRVLGMTPVAGGKQVIEADIPMTGLFGYCTTLRSMTGGRGTYAYTFARYEQASSDVQEKEIAARAAEE, encoded by the coding sequence ATGAAGGTTTACAGAACAGACGAAATAAGAAATGTAGTATTACTTGGACATGGCGGAAGTGGCAAGACAAGTCTTGTCGAGGCGATGCTGTATGTATCAGGTGCAACGAACCGTATGGGTAAGATCGCAGATTCCAATACTGTAAGCGATTTTGATAAAGAGGAACAGAAGCGTGGTTTCTCGATCGGCACAAGCCTTATACCGATTGAGTGGGAGAAAGCAAAGATCAATATTCTTGATACGCCGGGATATTTTGATTTTGTAGGTGAAGTGGAAGAAGCGGTCAGTGCGGCAGATGCAGCAGTCATCGTTGTATCAGGAAAGGCAGGAGTTCAGGTAGGAACGGAAAAAGCATGGGAACTCTGTGATAAATACAATCTTCCAAGGATGATCTATGTAACGGAGATGGATGTGGATGATGCAAGTTTCCGTCAGGTAGTGGCAGATCTGACAGAAAAGTACGGAAAGAAGATCGCACCACATTTCCAGCCGATCCGTGAGAATGAAAAACTGGTCGGATATATCAATATCATTAAGAATGCAGGAAGACGTTATACCGGTCTGGGACAGCGGGAAGAATGTGAGATTCCGGATTACTGTAAACCGAACCTGGAGATTCTCAGAGATTCTCTGATGGAGGCTGTTGCCGAGACAAGTGAAGAGTTTATGGAGCGTTATTTTAATGGAGATGAATTTTCCGTAGAAGAGATCCGTGCAGCGATGCGTACAGAGGTAATGGATGGAGATATCGTACCGGTAGCTATGGGATCAAATCTCCAGGCACAGGGAGTTGCGAACCTGCTGTCAGATATTGTACGTTTCTTCCCAAGCCCGGATAAGAGAAGCTGCGTGGGAATCAACCGCAGAACGAATGAGATCTTTGAAGCAAATTATGATTTCGCAAAATCAAAGACGGCTTATGTATTTAAGACGATGGTGGATCCGTTTATCGGAAAATATTCTTTCGTAAAAGTATGCTCAGGAGTACTCAAAGGGGATGACGTTCTTTATAATGCTGATACGGATGCAGAAGAGAAGCCGGGGAAATTATATACTCTGTGCGGAAATAAGCCATCGGAAGTATCAGAACTTTTTGCAGGAGATATCGGGGCGATCGCAAAGCTTACGAATACAAGAACCGGAGATACCTTATCAGTGAAGAATAATCCGGTATCGTATGCAAGGACAGATTTCTCTGTGCCATATACATATATGAAGTATCGTGTAAAGAATAAAGGCGATGAGGATAAAGTATCTCAGGCTCTTGCAAGGATGACAGCAGAGGATGTTACCTTAAGGACAGTGAACGACAGCGAGAACAGGCAATCACTTCTGTATGGTATGGGCGAACAGCATCTGGAGATTGTGGCAAGTAAGCTTGCATCAAGATATAAGGTGGAGATCACACTGGAGACTCCGAAGGTTGCTTTCAGAGAGACGATCCGCAAAAATTCAGATGTGGATTCCAAATATAAAAAGCAGAGCGGAGGTCATGGACAGTATGGTCATGTTAAGATGAAATTTGAGCCTTCAGGAGATCTGGAAATTCCATTTGTATTTGAAGAGTGTGTGGTAGGAGGAGCGGTTCCGAAGAATTATTTCCCTGCAGTGGAAAAAGGCCTTCAGGAATCTGTTGTAAAAGGACCACTGGCAGGCTATCCGGTTGTGGGTGTGAAGGCAACGCTTTATGATGGATCTTACCATCCGGTAGATTCCTCGGAGATGGCATTCAAGACGGCAACAATCCAGGCATTTAAGAAAGGATTTATGGAGGCTTCACCGGTTCTGCTTGAGCCAATCGCATCTCTGAAAGTGACAGTGCCGGATGATTATACGGGAGATGTCATGGGAGATCTGAACAAGAGACGCGGACGTGTGCTGGGAATGACTCCGGTTGCGGGCGGTAAGCAGGTGATCGAGGCGGATATCCCGATGACAGGATTATTTGGTTATTGCACGACACTTCGTTCCATGACAGGTGGAAGAGGAACTTATGCATATACTTTTGCAAGATATGAGCAGGCTTCGTCCGATGTCCAGGAGAAGGAGATTGCAGCAAGGGCAGCAGAAGAATAG
- a CDS encoding DUF3793 family protein, translating into MPTEVISYYLKNEDRLVRLGFQVALQCAPVLKGIKISCLISMDARLRPGLPEILMGTDVKYHCLSCSQGKCLVLFYRPDELEQYLKKADVSQLAQEYGYKKEPAEKMLERLSQRVKDFSEKGMGFPHEIGMFLGYPVADIRGFIENEGRKYLMIGYWKVYSNLSQARMIFKEYDRAKECAVQEYLTGKSIREISMKKKDGGR; encoded by the coding sequence ATGCCAACCGAAGTAATATCCTACTATCTGAAAAATGAAGACCGGCTTGTAAGGCTTGGATTTCAGGTCGCATTGCAGTGTGCCCCGGTGCTGAAGGGAATAAAAATTTCCTGCCTTATTTCTATGGATGCAAGACTCCGTCCGGGATTACCGGAGATACTGATGGGGACAGATGTAAAATATCACTGCCTGTCCTGTTCGCAAGGAAAATGCCTTGTCCTTTTTTATCGACCTGACGAACTGGAACAGTATTTAAAGAAAGCAGATGTCAGTCAGCTTGCACAGGAATATGGATATAAGAAAGAGCCGGCAGAAAAAATGCTGGAGCGGCTTTCACAGAGAGTGAAAGATTTTTCAGAAAAAGGAATGGGATTCCCTCATGAGATTGGGATGTTTCTCGGATATCCGGTAGCAGATATCCGAGGCTTCATTGAAAATGAGGGCAGAAAATATCTGATGATCGGATATTGGAAGGTATACAGTAACCTGTCGCAGGCAAGAATGATCTTCAAGGAATACGACCGTGCAAAAGAATGTGCGGTCCAGGAATATCTGACAGGGAAAAGTATCCGGGAGATTTCGATGAAAAAGAAAGATGGAGGAAGATAA
- a CDS encoding ZIP family metal transporter: MNRMILAGILIPFAGTTLGSAMVFFMRKEMNEKVQKLLLGFASGVMIAASVWSLLIPAIEMAEQEKTIAWIPASVGFLLGMGFLLLLDTITPHLHFTEDEPEGIPSHLKKTTMLVLAVTLHNIPEGMAVGVTFAGVLTENTTMSMTGAFALAIGIAIQNFPEGAIISMPLQSQEISKTRAFVYGTLSGIVEPVGAFLTILLTGLVVPLLPYLLSFAAGAMIYVVVEELIPEAQSGEHSNISTIGVAAGFVLMMILDVALG; the protein is encoded by the coding sequence ATGAATCGAATGATTTTAGCGGGAATTTTAATACCATTTGCCGGGACGACATTAGGCTCGGCGATGGTATTTTTTATGCGGAAAGAGATGAATGAAAAAGTGCAGAAACTGTTGCTTGGATTTGCATCAGGAGTTATGATCGCGGCATCAGTATGGTCGCTTCTGATTCCGGCGATCGAGATGGCAGAGCAGGAGAAGACGATTGCGTGGATTCCGGCATCAGTGGGGTTCCTTCTGGGGATGGGATTTTTGCTGCTCCTGGATACCATCACACCGCATCTACATTTTACAGAAGATGAGCCGGAAGGAATCCCATCTCATCTAAAAAAAACGACCATGCTTGTCCTTGCCGTCACGTTGCATAATATTCCCGAGGGAATGGCGGTCGGAGTGACTTTTGCAGGAGTTCTGACGGAAAATACAACGATGTCGATGACGGGAGCATTTGCCCTGGCGATCGGTATTGCAATTCAGAATTTTCCGGAAGGGGCAATCATTTCCATGCCACTGCAAAGTCAGGAAATCTCAAAAACCAGAGCATTTGTATACGGGACACTTTCCGGGATCGTGGAACCGGTCGGAGCATTTTTGACGATTTTGCTGACGGGGCTGGTTGTACCGCTTCTTCCCTATCTGCTGTCATTTGCAGCAGGGGCGATGATCTATGTTGTGGTAGAAGAACTGATTCCAGAAGCACAGTCGGGGGAACACTCCAATATCAGTACGATCGGGGTGGCAGCCGGATTTGTCCTGATGATGATCCTGGATGTGGCACTGGGATAA
- the trkA gene encoding Trk system potassium transporter TrkA gives MKIIIIGDGKVGYKLARQLSTEKYDVVLIDSDEKKLRFATDHLDIACVAGNGADAEVLKQADIAHADLAIACTSEDECNMLSCLIARKLGARHTIARVRNPIYYRQIGLLKEDLHLSMAVNPELIVADEISRLLIFPDASQIETFVKGRMELLELPVSANGVLEGMRLSDMYRKFQIRLLVCAVERGEDVRIPDGEYVLKAGDRLHIAASHKDLERFFKANGKRREKIKKVIICGGGRVGYYLAAQLSTLGMQVKIIEENARRCEELCELLPKATIINGDATDHDLLVEEGVEEADAFVALTGMDEENIILSLYAKSQNVDKIVAKVNEDRRARMVEEFGIDSIVSVKTATADAIMSYVRARKNSQASANIETMYQLVDDKVEALEFIIKSATEYTGIPLKDLALKPNNLIVCIGRKRQIILPSGEDCIEVGDSVVVITMEKHIEDIRDIMI, from the coding sequence ATGAAGATTATTATTATCGGTGACGGAAAAGTAGGGTATAAGCTTGCCCGGCAGCTTTCCACCGAAAAATATGATGTTGTATTGATTGACAGTGATGAGAAGAAGCTGAGATTTGCAACAGATCATCTGGATATTGCGTGCGTGGCGGGAAATGGTGCGGACGCAGAAGTTTTAAAGCAGGCAGATATCGCCCATGCGGATCTGGCTATCGCATGTACTTCGGAGGACGAGTGCAATATGCTCAGTTGTCTGATCGCAAGGAAGCTTGGAGCAAGACATACGATCGCCCGTGTCCGTAACCCGATTTATTATCGTCAGATCGGACTCTTAAAGGAAGATCTTCATCTTAGCATGGCAGTGAATCCGGAGCTGATCGTAGCTGATGAGATCAGCCGGCTTCTGATCTTCCCGGATGCAAGTCAGATCGAGACATTTGTTAAGGGGAGAATGGAACTGCTGGAACTTCCGGTCAGTGCAAACGGAGTTCTGGAAGGAATGCGGTTATCTGATATGTATAGAAAGTTTCAGATCCGTCTGCTTGTCTGTGCAGTGGAGCGTGGAGAAGATGTGAGGATTCCTGATGGAGAATATGTCCTGAAAGCAGGAGATCGTCTCCATATTGCAGCATCTCATAAAGATCTGGAGCGGTTTTTCAAAGCCAACGGTAAGAGAAGAGAGAAGATAAAGAAAGTGATCATCTGTGGCGGAGGAAGGGTCGGATATTATCTGGCAGCCCAGCTTTCCACTCTCGGAATGCAGGTAAAGATCATTGAAGAAAATGCGAGACGCTGTGAGGAGTTGTGCGAACTGCTTCCAAAGGCAACCATCATCAATGGGGATGCAACAGACCATGATCTTCTTGTGGAAGAAGGGGTGGAGGAGGCAGATGCTTTTGTTGCCCTGACCGGGATGGATGAGGAAAATATCATCCTGTCCCTGTATGCAAAGAGCCAGAATGTGGACAAGATCGTTGCAAAAGTCAATGAAGACCGTCGTGCGAGAATGGTAGAAGAATTTGGAATTGACAGTATTGTATCTGTCAAGACGGCAACTGCGGATGCAATCATGAGCTATGTGCGGGCAAGAAAAAATTCCCAGGCAAGTGCCAATATTGAGACGATGTATCAACTGGTAGATGATAAGGTAGAGGCTTTAGAATTTATAATAAAATCTGCAACAGAATATACAGGAATCCCTCTGAAGGATCTGGCACTTAAGCCGAATAATCTGATCGTATGTATCGGACGAAAAAGGCAGATCATTCTGCCGAGTGGAGAAGACTGTATTGAAGTCGGTGACAGTGTGGTTGTTATTACGATGGAGAAGCACATTGAAGATATCAGGGATATAATGATATAG